A genomic stretch from Ureibacillus composti includes:
- a CDS encoding cupin domain-containing protein: protein MEIVATSDVKKSDKPGVVLKTIFDESVVEGGKATFGTVTIPPGARIPLEGTGSHIEDEYGFVIKGSMVTMSGGKEYRVAAGQATFIPHGEEHWAYNDGEEECEIVWALVSR, encoded by the coding sequence ATGGAGATTGTAGCAACTAGTGACGTGAAAAAAAGTGACAAACCGGGAGTTGTTTTAAAAACTATTTTTGATGAATCGGTCGTTGAGGGAGGAAAAGCTACTTTTGGAACAGTAACAATTCCACCTGGAGCTAGAATCCCGTTAGAGGGTACTGGCTCTCATATTGAGGATGAGTATGGCTTCGTAATAAAGGGCTCTATGGTTACTATGAGTGGTGGAAAGGAATATAGAGTGGCAGCTGGACAGGCAACATTTATTCCACACGGAGAAGAACATTGGGCATACAACGATGGCGAAGAAGAATGCGAAATCGTATGGGCATTAGTTTCTAGATAA
- a CDS encoding aminopeptidase P family protein, with amino-acid sequence MVYQNRIEKAQGILEELELDALLVTSPTNFFYFSGTWLDSHERLQAILINKVGQPIMVIHEMSKEEIDHPSLFKTVLWKDGDQSILILEKLLPRAGVISIDNQWPSQNLINLMKMNNNMKFVDSTSVIGNLRVKKDMHEIELLKKSGAIADDVIGKTIDFIKAGMTEVEVVNEIKRLFKTHNVEKMSFNPIVGAGKNGAIPHHSPDDTKISNGDMVVIDLGGIKDHYCSDITRTILIGDYISEEMKEVYNTVLVAQEEAIKAIRPGISLKEIDKVARDIITEAGYGPQFTHRTGHGLGIEVHEEPFVTFNNDQLLEEGMVISVEPGIYLSDQFGVRIEDIVVVTETGFERINNYPRELIVKN; translated from the coding sequence TTGGTTTACCAAAATCGTATTGAAAAGGCTCAAGGTATTTTAGAAGAATTAGAATTGGATGCACTTTTAGTAACATCTCCAACAAATTTTTTTTATTTTAGCGGAACTTGGTTAGATTCCCATGAACGATTACAGGCAATTTTAATAAACAAAGTTGGACAGCCCATTATGGTGATACATGAAATGTCAAAAGAAGAAATTGATCATCCTAGCCTATTTAAAACAGTGCTTTGGAAGGATGGTGACCAATCAATTCTGATATTAGAAAAGTTGCTACCTAGAGCAGGAGTAATATCTATTGATAACCAATGGCCAAGCCAAAATCTAATAAATTTAATGAAGATGAATAACAATATGAAGTTTGTAGATAGTACTAGTGTCATAGGTAATTTAAGAGTGAAAAAAGATATGCATGAGATTGAATTACTAAAAAAATCAGGTGCTATAGCTGATGATGTTATAGGTAAAACAATAGATTTCATTAAAGCCGGTATGACTGAAGTGGAAGTGGTTAATGAAATCAAACGTCTGTTTAAAACTCACAATGTTGAGAAGATGTCCTTTAATCCTATAGTAGGTGCAGGGAAAAATGGAGCAATTCCCCACCATTCTCCAGATGATACAAAAATATCAAACGGAGATATGGTGGTTATTGATTTAGGGGGTATCAAAGATCACTATTGTTCAGATATTACGAGAACTATATTGATTGGAGATTATATAAGTGAAGAAATGAAAGAAGTATACAATACTGTTTTGGTTGCCCAAGAAGAGGCGATTAAAGCGATTAGACCAGGGATCTCATTAAAAGAGATTGATAAAGTAGCAAGAGATATCATTACTGAGGCTGGTTACGGACCACAATTTACCCACAGAACAGGACATGGACTAGGAATAGAAGTTCATGAGGAGCCATTTGTGACGTTTAATAATGACCAACTTCTTGAGGAAGGTATGGTGATTAGCGTGGAGCCAGGAATTTATCTTTCTGATCAGTTCGGCGTAAGAATTGAAGATATTGTAGTGGTTACGGAAACTGGCTTTGAGCGTATTAATAATTATCCAAGAGAACTAATTGTTAAAAATTAA
- a CDS encoding cytosine permease, translating into MNEVEKKSTIGKDEALSAVPLNERQHWMTPTMIFGGLEFTIPVLMVGASLAGGFSLTEILLIVLVSMVIFQWPGNFVQGYMGAKTGRSSSVIAKSSFGALQARFIVGLTIFVVSMGWWALQTAVAGNAISAMFGIDYMTEWFSWALITVIAGALFALPAIIGYSSMKWTDYIAVPAGLILIIGGIYLAFKNMGWETITSWDPEPNMTILAAISLVIGVNVSQWVIASDYTRYAKPKVSDNLIIPIGIIGVGIPLFYVGAIMSVGVGEADIVTVMLNMGFPVWGFLILWFATWTSQIVNNYSMGLALANMLNVNSGKGRALLTLGGTVIAIIIALAGILDYFTDFLYMTALIYPAIAGVMMSDFFLIRKQQWADNKGWNWMATIALVVGTYVGYLTQYVYPFGLPAVQSLLVSIVVYYIAMKIKGSVAPDEFTKVVIEDIKSEAIEVEVKQVKEKESVI; encoded by the coding sequence ATGAATGAAGTCGAAAAAAAATCGACAATTGGTAAAGATGAGGCTTTGTCTGCAGTACCTTTAAATGAACGACAACACTGGATGACACCAACGATGATATTTGGAGGTCTTGAGTTTACGATACCAGTATTAATGGTAGGAGCTTCTCTCGCAGGGGGGTTCTCTTTAACAGAAATACTATTAATAGTATTAGTGTCTATGGTTATCTTTCAATGGCCAGGAAACTTTGTTCAAGGATATATGGGTGCGAAAACGGGTCGTTCATCATCGGTTATTGCAAAATCAAGCTTTGGTGCACTTCAAGCTAGATTTATAGTAGGATTGACTATTTTTGTAGTTTCTATGGGGTGGTGGGCTCTTCAAACAGCAGTTGCAGGGAATGCTATATCTGCAATGTTTGGAATCGATTATATGACCGAATGGTTTTCATGGGCATTAATTACCGTAATAGCAGGTGCACTATTTGCTCTTCCAGCCATCATTGGATACTCATCAATGAAATGGACAGATTATATTGCGGTGCCAGCGGGTCTTATTTTAATTATTGGAGGCATCTATTTAGCGTTTAAGAATATGGGCTGGGAAACAATTACTTCTTGGGATCCTGAACCTAATATGACAATCTTGGCCGCAATAAGTCTTGTGATTGGCGTTAATGTATCTCAATGGGTGATTGCATCAGATTATACTAGATATGCAAAGCCTAAAGTTAGTGATAATTTAATTATCCCTATAGGAATTATTGGTGTAGGAATTCCTTTATTTTACGTTGGAGCAATCATGTCTGTAGGGGTAGGAGAAGCGGATATTGTAACCGTTATGTTAAATATGGGATTCCCTGTGTGGGGGTTCTTAATCCTATGGTTTGCCACTTGGACTAGTCAAATTGTAAATAACTATAGCATGGGCTTAGCGTTAGCAAATATGTTAAATGTAAACTCTGGGAAAGGTCGTGCTCTATTAACATTAGGAGGAACAGTTATTGCCATTATCATAGCCCTTGCAGGAATTCTAGATTATTTCACAGATTTCTTATATATGACAGCATTGATTTATCCAGCAATTGCAGGTGTCATGATGAGCGATTTCTTCTTAATACGTAAACAACAATGGGCTGACAACAAAGGCTGGAATTGGATGGCAACAATTGCGTTAGTTGTCGGAACTTATGTTGGTTACCTTACTCAATACGTTTATCCTTTTGGACTACCCGCTGTGCAATCATTATTAGTCTCAATCGTCGTATACTATATCGCGATGAAAATAAAAGGTTCGGTTGCACCAGATGAATTCACTAAAGTAGTTATTGAAGATATTAAATCTGAAGCTATTGAAGTGGAAGTAAAACAGGTTAAAGAAAAAGAAAGTGTAATTTAG
- a CDS encoding AMP-binding protein, whose product MQQYEEPISSVTDLLCDRHDEERIAFHYVEAGGLKRSYSYRELKRDSLIFANVLKSMGVQKGSRVAVLLPKGPELIISVLAIWRLGAIHVPIFTGFGPQAVFYRVENSGAEIVITDAHNRPKLNGAQAGTDTGSETKAKIITVHANSEEGDLDYWSSFKDVQPLERNEVVTKDDVFIILYTPGTTGHPKGVQVPVFALASFETYMRLGLDVQKGDVYWNMADPGGGYGLYYGLIGPLLLGETFILDNSPFHVQQVFQVLQDYKVTNLAGFPNVYRSMRAEGVDNRLKEKLCLRVLSSAGEPLNFDVIQWAENALGIPIYDHYGQTEQGALINNHHHPQLQHTYKPGTMGQPMPGFRLTIVNDYAEEVGPNIEGQICIDTVHSPLFWFKGYYQNEEKTRKSFMLGSRYYLTGDNASYDEEGYFYFSGRHDDMILSNGYRISPFDVESSIMQHEAVTETAVVGAPDLQRGEVVKAYIVLKENFTPSEELAKGIQQFVKGNLSAYEYPRLIEFVEAIPKTPSGKMQRFLLRG is encoded by the coding sequence GTGCAGCAATATGAAGAGCCTATTTCTTCTGTCACCGACTTACTTTGTGACCGGCATGATGAAGAGCGAATTGCATTCCATTATGTAGAAGCAGGTGGTTTGAAACGTAGTTATTCATATCGCGAGCTCAAGCGAGACTCTTTGATTTTTGCCAATGTATTAAAGTCAATGGGGGTTCAAAAGGGTAGTCGAGTTGCGGTTTTATTGCCGAAAGGTCCGGAATTAATTATATCCGTGTTAGCCATCTGGCGTTTAGGTGCTATCCATGTTCCAATTTTTACTGGTTTTGGTCCGCAAGCTGTATTTTATCGTGTTGAAAATAGCGGTGCTGAGATTGTGATTACGGATGCCCACAATCGTCCTAAGTTAAATGGAGCCCAAGCTGGTACGGATACCGGTTCTGAAACCAAAGCGAAGATCATTACTGTTCATGCCAATTCAGAAGAGGGCGATTTGGATTATTGGTCATCATTTAAGGATGTCCAACCATTAGAACGAAATGAAGTTGTCACAAAGGATGATGTATTTATTATTCTTTATACGCCTGGAACTACTGGACATCCAAAAGGTGTGCAGGTACCTGTGTTTGCTCTGGCTTCTTTTGAAACTTATATGCGATTAGGGTTAGATGTCCAAAAAGGCGATGTTTATTGGAATATGGCGGATCCAGGTGGGGGCTATGGATTATATTATGGATTGATCGGGCCGTTACTTCTTGGCGAAACGTTTATTTTAGATAATTCGCCTTTCCATGTTCAACAAGTATTCCAAGTGCTTCAAGACTATAAAGTTACTAATCTTGCCGGGTTCCCAAATGTCTATCGTTCAATGCGTGCGGAAGGGGTAGACAATCGTTTAAAGGAAAAGTTATGTCTCCGTGTTTTATCAAGCGCTGGCGAACCGTTAAACTTCGATGTGATCCAGTGGGCAGAGAATGCTTTAGGCATCCCAATCTATGATCATTACGGGCAAACCGAGCAAGGTGCGCTCATCAATAATCACCATCATCCTCAATTGCAGCACACCTACAAACCAGGAACGATGGGGCAACCAATGCCGGGGTTTCGACTAACAATTGTAAATGACTATGCTGAAGAAGTTGGTCCCAATATTGAAGGTCAAATCTGTATTGATACCGTACATTCTCCGCTGTTTTGGTTTAAAGGCTACTATCAAAACGAGGAGAAAACACGAAAAAGTTTTATGTTAGGTTCACGATATTATTTAACGGGTGATAATGCTAGTTATGATGAGGAAGGGTATTTCTATTTTTCAGGACGACATGACGATATGATTTTAAGTAATGGATATCGAATAAGTCCGTTTGATGTTGAAAGCTCAATCATGCAGCATGAAGCTGTTACGGAAACAGCCGTTGTTGGCGCCCCCGACCTGCAGCGTGGCGAGGTCGTGAAAGCTTATATTGTGCTAAAAGAAAATTTCACGCCTAGTGAGGAATTAGCAAAGGGGATCCAACAATTTGTTAAAGGGAATTTGTCTGCATACGAGTATCCCCGTCTAATTGAATTCGTAGAGGCTATACCCAAAACCCCGAGTGGTAAAATGCAGCGTTTTCTTTTGCGGGGGTAG
- a CDS encoding (Fe-S)-binding protein has product MTVSLKDLREELQYDKTKNCVQCGYCLPVCPTYATFGKETHSPRGRINLVKMVGEGKITDLSILEEPLNLCLGCRACETACPTGVEYGSILEAARAAIVKRKRFSFPARLLRKAMLNKVVPSKKWMNVTGHSIWLYKKSGLQKLARTSGIVEKVPYNLGTFESVIPTPVSPIERSQAPTEVKAKHKVKYTVAFFTGCIMDSMFHRINQLSIKLLSEAGCNVVVVPKQTCCGALQAHAGEMDEARHLAKQNILAFEQINADFIVNNAGGCGAQLYEYGHLLSNDKVWAERAANFSAKSRDISQILVACGGLPDMQPRHGERVTYQRSCHMTNVQKVTQEPLELLKSIPGIHFIEMNQADMCCGSAGIYNIVNYDASMQILDEKMKHTKATNAAVIITTNPGCLIQMKLGIEREELSHSMRALHLVEYLAEASGIS; this is encoded by the coding sequence GTGACGGTATCACTTAAAGATTTAAGAGAAGAACTTCAGTACGACAAAACAAAAAATTGCGTTCAGTGCGGATATTGCTTACCTGTGTGCCCAACATATGCCACTTTCGGTAAAGAGACTCACTCACCTCGTGGCCGTATTAATTTAGTAAAGATGGTCGGTGAAGGAAAAATTACGGATTTATCAATTCTTGAAGAACCACTAAATTTATGTTTGGGCTGCCGTGCGTGTGAAACAGCTTGTCCGACAGGCGTTGAATATGGTTCAATCCTAGAAGCGGCACGTGCTGCAATTGTAAAACGTAAAAGATTTTCCTTTCCAGCACGACTGTTGCGAAAAGCTATGTTAAACAAAGTGGTCCCAAGCAAGAAGTGGATGAATGTAACTGGTCATTCTATCTGGCTGTATAAAAAAAGCGGATTGCAAAAATTAGCCCGAACTTCTGGTATTGTAGAAAAGGTTCCATATAACTTGGGCACTTTCGAATCTGTTATCCCTACTCCTGTTTCCCCTATAGAACGTAGTCAAGCACCAACCGAAGTGAAAGCAAAGCATAAAGTAAAATATACTGTTGCCTTTTTTACTGGCTGTATTATGGACTCCATGTTCCATCGTATTAACCAATTATCTATTAAGTTACTTTCAGAAGCAGGCTGTAATGTTGTAGTGGTTCCAAAACAAACCTGTTGTGGAGCGCTTCAAGCTCATGCTGGAGAAATGGACGAAGCTCGTCACCTTGCAAAACAAAACATTCTCGCATTTGAACAAATAAATGCAGATTTTATTGTTAATAATGCAGGAGGTTGCGGCGCCCAGCTTTATGAATATGGACATTTACTTTCGAATGACAAAGTGTGGGCCGAAAGAGCAGCTAATTTCTCTGCTAAATCAAGAGATATTAGTCAGATACTTGTTGCTTGCGGTGGCTTGCCAGATATGCAGCCACGTCACGGTGAAAGAGTAACTTATCAGCGTTCCTGTCATATGACCAATGTTCAAAAAGTGACTCAGGAACCTTTGGAATTATTGAAAAGTATCCCTGGAATACATTTTATTGAAATGAATCAGGCAGACATGTGCTGCGGATCGGCAGGTATTTATAATATCGTGAATTATGATGCTTCAATGCAGATTCTTGATGAAAAAATGAAGCATACGAAAGCGACAAATGCAGCCGTTATTATTACAACCAATCCAGGCTGCCTAATACAGATGAAACTCGGTATAGAACGGGAGGAACTCTCTCATTCAATGCGCGCTCTGCATCTGGTTGAATATTTAGCTGAAGCCTCTGGGATCTCATGA
- a CDS encoding FAD-linked oxidase C-terminal domain-containing protein, with the protein MKVVTNRHIEEIKAIVKTGRVLIDESDRFSYSFDGSFGTYLPDIVIQTKNVDELVSLVKLANRERIPIYPRGQATSLSGGPLPVKGGMVLDLSVMNDLLEIHEEDLIAIVSPGVLTAEIHRAAEQKGLMYPPDPSSSHVSTIGGNLAENSGGPRGLKYGVTKDSVIGLEIITPEGEIIKTGGKTVKNVTGYDLTKLIVGSEGTLGIITKAVLRLIPKPQATGTIMAIFDSLVDAGSAISKILSSGIFPSKMELMDQASLVAVEKFEPLGLPTDAAALILIELDGHPLSLREEMEQAAALCRTVGAREVRIPKDKAEEAELWKARKLVSPAIVRIKPTKISEDATVPRSKIPEMCERLLKIRDKYGIHLVVFGHAGDGNLHPNIICDKTDQEEMLRVEQAVAEIFTAAVELGGTLSGEHGIGTMKAPFMEMELGVVGLDMMKRIKKVWDPNNIMNPGKIFPEPGQKLELS; encoded by the coding sequence TTGAAAGTAGTTACCAATCGTCATATTGAAGAAATCAAGGCAATCGTAAAGACAGGAAGAGTACTTATAGATGAAAGTGATCGTTTTAGTTATTCATTCGACGGTTCTTTTGGAACATATTTGCCAGATATCGTTATTCAAACTAAAAACGTTGACGAATTAGTCTCACTTGTGAAGCTTGCGAATCGTGAAAGAATTCCTATTTATCCACGTGGTCAGGCAACAAGTTTAAGTGGAGGTCCTCTTCCTGTTAAAGGAGGAATGGTCTTAGATCTATCTGTTATGAACGATTTACTTGAAATTCATGAAGAGGATCTCATTGCAATCGTTTCCCCAGGTGTTCTAACGGCAGAGATTCATAGAGCCGCTGAACAAAAAGGACTAATGTATCCACCAGATCCTAGCAGTTCTCACGTCTCTACAATTGGCGGTAATTTAGCAGAGAACTCCGGTGGCCCAAGAGGACTAAAGTACGGCGTGACAAAAGATTCCGTCATCGGTCTTGAAATAATTACGCCCGAAGGAGAAATCATTAAAACCGGCGGGAAAACAGTAAAGAATGTAACCGGTTATGATTTAACAAAACTAATTGTGGGCTCAGAAGGAACACTTGGTATTATAACAAAAGCAGTATTGAGACTCATTCCAAAACCACAGGCCACCGGGACCATCATGGCGATTTTTGATAGTCTCGTTGATGCCGGTAGTGCTATTTCTAAGATTCTTTCTTCTGGTATTTTTCCATCCAAAATGGAGTTGATGGATCAAGCTTCTCTTGTGGCAGTTGAGAAATTTGAGCCCCTTGGTTTACCAACTGACGCAGCAGCACTCATCTTAATTGAACTGGATGGCCATCCTCTCTCTTTGAGAGAAGAAATGGAACAAGCAGCTGCTTTATGTCGTACTGTAGGAGCACGAGAAGTTCGAATTCCAAAGGATAAAGCCGAGGAAGCAGAACTTTGGAAAGCTCGTAAACTAGTTTCACCAGCCATCGTACGTATTAAGCCGACGAAAATCTCTGAAGACGCTACTGTCCCTCGAAGCAAAATACCTGAAATGTGTGAAAGATTGTTGAAAATACGCGATAAATACGGTATTCATCTTGTTGTGTTTGGTCATGCCGGGGATGGTAACCTTCATCCTAATATCATTTGTGATAAAACAGATCAGGAAGAAATGCTTCGAGTTGAACAAGCTGTTGCAGAGATTTTTACGGCTGCTGTTGAGCTTGGGGGGACACTGTCAGGTGAGCACGGTATTGGAACAATGAAAGCACCGTTTATGGAAATGGAACTCGGTGTAGTCGGCCTTGATATGATGAAACGTATTAAAAAAGTATGGGACCCAAACAATATCATGAATCCTGGTAAGATTTTTCCTGAACCAGGTCAAAAATTGGAGTTGAGCTGA
- a CDS encoding FadR/GntR family transcriptional regulator yields the protein MTQKEKVSQVIARELLTMIETGKFPPGSKLPTEMELTAQFGVSRVPIREALSMLRAAGVIKSRQGGGSYVEESTNSNFIQRIHIDTDDIDNIKYLFEMRKILEPEAAYLAALRRTPEQLENMKRIFSDWEDKSIEKVTTAKKEDIEFHRSIILASQNPILIQTQDNLTSLYEKTLQITLRPNIELKQRREAVLKEHRDILLAIEAEEPELAKILCQIHLRNAEEKISLLINDYTL from the coding sequence ATGACTCAAAAAGAAAAAGTTTCGCAGGTAATTGCCCGTGAATTATTAACCATGATTGAAACAGGAAAATTTCCTCCAGGTTCAAAGCTGCCAACTGAAATGGAATTAACTGCTCAATTTGGAGTAAGCAGAGTTCCAATCCGTGAAGCGCTAAGCATGTTGCGTGCTGCAGGTGTCATCAAATCACGTCAAGGCGGGGGAAGTTATGTAGAAGAATCTACTAATTCAAATTTTATTCAACGTATTCATATTGATACTGACGATATTGACAATATTAAATATCTCTTTGAAATGAGGAAAATTTTGGAGCCGGAAGCTGCTTACTTAGCTGCCCTCCGACGCACTCCGGAACAACTTGAAAACATGAAAAGAATATTTAGCGACTGGGAAGATAAATCGATTGAAAAAGTTACAACCGCCAAAAAGGAAGATATAGAGTTTCATCGATCTATTATTCTAGCTTCACAAAACCCTATTTTAATCCAAACACAAGATAATTTAACTTCACTTTACGAAAAAACATTACAAATTACTCTCCGTCCAAATATAGAGTTAAAACAAAGGCGTGAAGCGGTTCTCAAAGAACATCGAGATATATTACTTGCGATTGAAGCAGAAGAGCCTGAGTTGGCAAAAATACTATGTCAGATTCATTTAAGAAATGCAGAAGAAAAAATAAGCTTATTAATAAACGATTACACACTTTAG
- a CDS encoding MFS transporter produces the protein MNNVVSLEKQTTRKVTRRIVPFLIILYVTAFLDRANLGYAALEMNEALGLTSQMFGIASGIFFISYFLCEVPSNIMLEKFGAKKWIARILITWGIVVVLTGFVQNATHLYVLRFLLGALEAGFFPGVILYLTYWFRAKERAKTIAMFMTAIAISYIIGAPLSTWIMDNIHWMGLDGWRWMFVIEGSPAVILGVVTLFYLTNRPEEAKWLSSEEKQWLVTELEKEKEEKAKADANQKQDGHKQTLSNPRVWYLALIYFSFNIGLYGIGFWLPQILKALSDVLTNTQIGLLTMIPYIAGAIVMNIWSRKSDRSGERRIHAAIPLIVGSFGLFASGMTSNPFIAIAFMTLAVAGMYSFYGPFWSLATQFLSTSAAAVGIAAINSIGNLSGFVGPYGIGMIQDATGNVSIALFFLSGALLIASVLLFAMRKSQLKEVSPDSSKIAVETNQ, from the coding sequence ATGAACAATGTGGTTTCATTAGAAAAGCAAACGACTCGAAAAGTTACTAGAAGAATTGTACCGTTTTTAATTATTCTCTATGTTACTGCGTTCCTTGATAGGGCAAATTTAGGTTATGCTGCTTTGGAAATGAATGAAGCATTAGGCCTAACAAGTCAGATGTTTGGAATCGCTTCGGGTATCTTTTTCATAAGTTATTTTTTATGTGAAGTGCCAAGTAATATAATGCTAGAAAAGTTCGGAGCAAAAAAGTGGATTGCACGAATACTTATAACTTGGGGAATTGTTGTTGTTTTAACCGGGTTCGTTCAAAATGCTACACATTTGTATGTCTTACGTTTTTTATTGGGTGCGTTAGAAGCGGGATTCTTTCCGGGAGTTATTTTGTATTTAACTTATTGGTTTAGAGCAAAAGAGAGAGCAAAAACAATTGCCATGTTTATGACGGCAATTGCCATATCTTATATTATTGGGGCACCACTTTCTACATGGATTATGGATAACATTCACTGGATGGGATTAGATGGATGGCGCTGGATGTTCGTTATTGAAGGTTCTCCGGCTGTTATTTTAGGGGTTGTTACGTTATTTTACTTAACCAATCGACCAGAGGAAGCGAAGTGGCTTTCAAGTGAGGAAAAGCAGTGGCTAGTAACTGAATTGGAGAAAGAAAAAGAAGAGAAAGCAAAGGCAGATGCTAATCAAAAACAAGATGGACACAAACAAACCTTAAGTAATCCACGAGTATGGTATCTGGCATTAATTTACTTTTCGTTTAACATTGGTTTATATGGTATAGGCTTCTGGCTACCGCAAATCCTTAAAGCTCTTTCGGATGTATTAACGAATACACAAATTGGATTACTTACAATGATTCCTTATATCGCAGGCGCTATTGTAATGAATATTTGGTCTCGTAAGTCTGACCGATCAGGGGAGAGACGTATTCATGCGGCTATTCCGTTGATTGTGGGCTCATTTGGACTGTTTGCATCTGGAATGACTTCTAATCCGTTTATAGCAATTGCATTTATGACATTAGCTGTAGCAGGTATGTACAGTTTCTATGGTCCTTTTTGGTCTTTGGCCACGCAATTCTTAAGTACTTCAGCTGCTGCTGTTGGAATTGCGGCTATTAACTCAATTGGAAATTTAAGTGGATTCGTTGGACCTTATGGTATTGGGATGATTCAAGATGCCACAGGGAATGTCAGCATTGCGTTGTTCTTCTTAAGTGGGGCTTTATTAATAGCTAGCGTCTTATTGTTTGCAATGCGAAAAAGCCAATTAAAAGAAGTTTCACCTGATAGTTCCAAAATTGCTGTTGAAACAAATCAATAA
- a CDS encoding C-terminal binding protein: MEFKILLTDYEFEHLGYEEKVFEESGLSINFIKAQCKTEDEVIEQAKDVDAILNQYAPLSQRVIESLTKCKVISRYGVGVNTVDLDAAKEKGIIVANVPDYGMEEVSNHALALLLSWARKVTLLNNEVKKGTWDFKAGVPIHRFNNQTLGVLGFGRIPRRLIEKARPLGFNIAAYDPFVSERDMEKEGVQKMELDEIIQVADFLSIHVPLIEETYHLINKERLAKMKSNAIIINTARGPIVDEVALADALSKGKIAGAALDVIEEEPIKRTSPLLEMDNVIITPHSAWYSEEAMIELRTKAALNITQVLKGEVTPYALT, translated from the coding sequence ATGGAATTTAAAATTTTACTTACAGACTATGAATTTGAACATTTAGGGTACGAAGAAAAAGTATTTGAAGAATCAGGACTTTCTATTAATTTTATAAAAGCTCAGTGCAAAACGGAAGACGAAGTTATTGAACAGGCCAAAGATGTGGATGCCATATTAAATCAATATGCACCACTTAGTCAACGAGTTATTGAATCATTAACAAAATGTAAAGTTATTTCTCGTTATGGTGTAGGAGTGAATACGGTTGATTTAGATGCTGCAAAAGAGAAAGGAATTATTGTTGCAAATGTACCTGATTATGGAATGGAGGAAGTTTCTAATCATGCATTAGCACTTCTATTATCCTGGGCTCGAAAAGTGACGTTATTAAATAATGAAGTGAAAAAGGGAACTTGGGACTTTAAAGCAGGGGTTCCAATTCATCGATTCAATAATCAAACTTTAGGTGTACTAGGATTTGGCCGAATTCCTCGCCGTTTAATTGAAAAAGCAAGACCACTAGGATTTAATATTGCCGCTTATGACCCATTTGTTTCAGAAAGAGATATGGAAAAAGAAGGAGTACAGAAAATGGAACTGGATGAAATTATTCAGGTTGCCGATTTTCTTTCTATTCATGTACCTCTTATCGAAGAAACTTACCACTTAATCAACAAAGAACGCTTGGCTAAAATGAAATCTAATGCAATCATCATTAATACTGCACGAGGACCAATCGTAGATGAGGTTGCATTAGCTGATGCTCTTTCAAAAGGAAAGATTGCAGGTGCAGCACTTGATGTAATAGAGGAAGAGCCTATTAAGAGAACTAGTCCATTATTAGAAATGGACAATGTGATCATAACACCTCATAGTGCATGGTATTCGGAAGAAGCAATGATTGAGTTGAGAACTAAGGCTGCTTTAAATATTACACAAGTTTTAAAAGGAGAAGTTACTCCATACGCCCTAACATGA